TTGCAGATGACGGCCATGATGTTCGTGATGAAGAAAGGGCACCACATCACCACAAACAGGAAGAAGACGATACCCAGCACCTTGCATGCCTTTTGCTCATTGCTGATGGACTGCATAGTCCTTCTGCCTGTGTAGGACCCTGGGTCCCTGTGGATCGACCGCTGGAACAGCTTTTCTGAAGACAAAGAACTCTGAGGGAGGAAGCTGAAAGAAGCTAATTTGGCCCGTGTGCCGAGATCACTTACACACAAAGTAGCTTCTTTCTGGAGTGACTTGATAGTTAGAAAGTAGGTGATCACCATGATGGTCAAGGGAATGAAAAATGACACAAAAGAGCCGATCAAGACAAAGTTATCATCGGCGAGTAAGCAACTCCCCTCCTTAAAGACCTTCGAATCGTCCTGTAGCCCAAAGACTGGTATTGGCATCGATATACCTGGAGTTGGACAGAAAATGAAACATGATTATTAAGGAGTTGAGTATATGAAGGCAAGAGCATCACCACTTAATGTTGGCTATTGAAAAGATTTTATATCAACATTGTTTAAAAGCTTAACATACTTTGAGAATTTAAAATTCCTTTGGACTTACTTATGTGTTTTGTAAGTATATATTATGTAGTTCCTTGTATGTTTTATTGCCCCATATAGCTAATCCTTTACTTACAAAGAACTATAATCTAGCTTTAATTTTTTATGccatatttttctgattatactATTATACTTATTAATTGAAGAAACACACAGAGAGgtaaataactaaaaaatgtCCAATAACATCACCATCTAGAGATAGCCACAATTAACAACTGAtgctgttcattttatttatatatttatttatttttgtctatgaAAATCTAGaatatagatttctttttttgatgcTGTTCGttttagatacacacacacacacactcttaccaTGTGCACACATTTTAGAACAGAATTGAGGTTCTTTTTCACaaacagttctgtatctttttaaaaaatctaataaaatgtCACAAGCATggcttatatataaaaataactataaaattataaatatagtaTCTTTTCTCTCTAGACAGTTTGGGAAGTACAAAAATGTaacaatgaataaagaaaaataatatgtattctcACCAGCCAGGGGCaaacataatttacatatttgtatCATTTCTTCTTCCACTTACATGTACCTACAAACGTGTATATGCAGTACTTTATATGCAGTACTTTGTATCTTATATGTTTTAGATCTTCCTATTCCGTTTAACATTATAAATCATGATAAttgcacataaaatatttttgagaaatacaattttctaatattaattaaagctggaggcatcacgctacctgacttcaaactatactacaaggctacagtaaccaaaacagcatggtactggtaccaaaacagagatatagaccaatggaacagaacagagtcctcagaaataataccacacatctacagccatctgatctttgacaaacctgagagaaacaagaaatggggaaaggattccctatttaataaatggtgctgggaaaattggctagccataagtagaaagctgaaactggatcctttccttactccttatacaaaaattaattcaagatggattagagacttaaatgttagacctaataccataaaaaccctagaggaaaacctaggtagtaccattcaggacataggcatgggcaaagacttcatgtcgaaaacaccaaaagcaatggcagcaaaagccaaaattgacaaatgggatctcattaaactaaagagcttctgcacagcaaaagaaactaccatcagagtgaacaggcaacctacagaatgggagaaagtttttgcaatctactcatctgacaaagggctaatctccagaacctacaaagaactcaaacaaatttacaagaaaaaacaaacaaccctgtcaaaaagtgggcaaaggatatgaacagacatttctcaaaagaagacattcctcaaaagaagacattcatacagccaacagacacatgaaaaaatgctcatcatcactggccatcagagaaatgcaaatcaaaaccacaatgagataccatctcacaccagttagaatggcgatcattaaaaagtcaggaaacaacaggtgctggagaggatgtggagaaataggaacacttttacactgttggtgggattgtaaactagttcaaccattatggaaaacagtatggcgattcctcaaggatctagaactagatgtaccatatgacccagccatcccattactgggtatatacccaaaggattataaatcatgctgctataaagacacatgcacacgtatgtttattgcggcactattcacaatagcaaagacttggaatcaacccaaatgtccatcagtgacagactggattaagaaaatgtggcacatatacaccatggaatactatgcagccataaaaaaggatgagtttgtgtcctttgtagggacatggatgcagctggaaaccatcattctcagcaaactatcacaagaacagaaaaccaatcaccgcatgttcttactcataggtgggaactgaacaatgagatcacttggactcgggaaggggaacatcacacaccggggcctatcatggggaggggggaggggggagggattgcgttgggTGTTATACCTgaagtaaatgacgagttgatgggtgctgacgagttgatgggtgcagcacagcaacatggcacaagtatacatatgtaacaaacctgcacgttatgcacatgtaccctagaacttaaagtataataataaaaataaataaataaaataaaataactttaaccaattttaattctttttaaaaaagcttttattatggaaaaattttTAACATACACACAACTAACAAACCAAAAACTAAACCCAGTACAGTGAACTCATCACCCAGCTTCAAAGATTATCAGCTCAAGCCCAACCTTGTTTCATCCATACATCTTCCAGCTGCCATCCTTCCCATGTTATTATGAACCAAATCCTAGACATCATGTCATtcaatctgaaaatatttattacatagaTCTAAAAGCTGTGCACTCTTAGACAAACCTAATATTTTCACAATACCATTCTCACTCCTAAATAGAAGTTTAATATTTCCTTAATATTAAATGTAGAGTTAGTGTTCAAATTTCCAATTGTCCCATAAaagttgtatgtttttagtagtaGAGCATTTATAAGGGTGGACTACAAAAAGCAAGACAGCCATAGACTTTTTATTGACAAATATAAGAGGTAGGTACAGGATGAGGTAATACAGGGGAACATGGGCCTATATGGTCCATTGCTCCATCACCCAGAGTTGGGGGATCTGTAAAGCTCCCTCAGGTACAGAGATTaggcagaggaggaagcagaagtGAATAAAGGCAACCCCCACTAGCCTTTCATCATGCTCCATGCCCCACATGATGATAGGACCTTTTTAAAGGAAGATTCAACTGGCCATGTTGTGCAGTTTCACCACCCAACCCCCACCATGGAGAACCTCTCTGCTCCTGGGGAAATAGGTGTATCTTTCTCTACTGGCCTGGGATGGTTGGTCCAAGGCAATCATGAGATGGCTTATTCTCTCTGCCATAAAGGTAGAATCAGGATGACAAAAAAGAGAGGAAACATGAATCAAGTACTCTGTATAACTTAGTTTAAGATTGTTTCTTTCATGAAATGGTAGATATTGCAGGGACAGCCTGggataaaaagtcagaaaaaaagttCCCTTCTAACTCCTGCCCATATTTTCAGCACTCTCAGAACTGTAGAATAACAAGTGTCCTGGTTACTGCTTCTGACCATCTTTAGGGTCTAATACGTGGTCTCACACCAGCCAAGAATACCGGTTTATTCCAGAGTTGAGGGCCACGGCCTCACTCTTGCCATCCATCTGGAAAAAGGTTTTTGGAGAATCTCTGATCTAACTTCTGCATTAGAATTCCGCTTCATCTAAGCACAGACATGACTGTCCTAACCTCATGTTACCTCACATTGGCCATTGCGACCAGGAGAGAACACTGAGTTGATGT
This genomic window from Macaca fascicularis isolate 582-1 chromosome 17, T2T-MFA8v1.1 contains:
- the HTR2A gene encoding 5-hydroxytryptamine receptor 2A isoform X3, whose amino-acid sequence is MPIPVFGLQDDSKVFKEGSCLLADDNFVLIGSFVSFFIPLTIMVITYFLTIKSLQKEATLCVSDLGTRAKLASFSFLPQSSLSSEKLFQRSIHRDPGSYTGRRTMQSISNEQKACKVLGIVFFLFVVMWCPFFITNIMAVICKESCNEDVIGALLNVFVWIGYLSSAVNPLVYTLFNKTYRSAFSRYIQCQYKENKKPLQLILVNTIPALAYKSSQLQMGQKKNSKQDAKTTDNDCSMVALGKQHSEDASKDNSDGVNEKVSCV